In Halomarina salina, one DNA window encodes the following:
- a CDS encoding universal stress protein: MTHVLVPLDGSEGAEASLAYALDLFPEGRFTLLAVIDPTSGFSGAGAPGTSEVWYRNARTEATEHLDAARETVEERGAEVSSVVETGRPARLIVEYADEHDVDHVVMGTHSREGVSRLLTGSVAEGVVRHATVPVTVVR; encoded by the coding sequence ATGACACACGTTCTCGTCCCACTCGACGGTTCCGAGGGGGCGGAGGCGAGCCTCGCGTACGCGCTCGACCTCTTCCCCGAGGGGCGGTTCACGCTGCTGGCGGTCATCGACCCCACGTCTGGGTTCTCGGGGGCGGGCGCACCCGGAACGTCGGAGGTGTGGTACCGGAACGCGCGCACCGAGGCGACCGAACACCTCGACGCCGCCCGCGAGACCGTCGAGGAGCGAGGCGCCGAGGTGTCGTCGGTCGTCGAGACGGGTCGCCCGGCGCGGCTCATCGTCGAGTACGCCGACGAACACGACGTCGACCACGTCGTGATGGGGACCCACAGTCGCGAGGGCGTCTCCCGCCTCCTCACCGGGAGCGTCGCCGAGGGCGTCGTCCGGCACGCGACGGTCCCCGTCACCGTCGTTCGCTGA